A single window of Pseudoduganella plicata DNA harbors:
- a CDS encoding FGGY-family carbohydrate kinase yields the protein MDDKLILAIDNGTQSVRALLFDARGVLAAKSQVHLQPCYSDYPGWAEHSADGYWEAVCRACRELWRSHDVRTRVAAVAVTTQRGTVVNVDADGRPLRPAITWLDQRRTDDVPRVGPWWRAAFRVVGVRDTLTYFQREAEINWIAAHQPDVLQRTHKFLLLSGFLNFRLTDRYADSTGSQVAYVPFDYRRHRWAAARDWKWQALAVRPDMLPELAAPGTPIGAVTRGAAQATGIPAGVPVIAAAADKACEVIGAGCVTPDIGCLSYGTTATINTTGTKYVQVTRFIPPYPAALPGAYSTEVQIFRGYWMVNWFKEQFGDREQALAAGQGLSAEALFDALVDAVPPGSMGLMLQPYWSPGVRVPGPEAKGAMIGFGDVHTRAHIYRAILEGLAYALREGRERIEAKSGTRIAALRVAGGGSQSDAAMQLTADIFGLPAARAHVYETSGLGAAICGAAGVGLHADFATAIAAMTRPGQTFQPIEAHRRVYDRLYRKVYLKMYRRLRPLYEEIAEITDYPRRR from the coding sequence ATGGACGATAAGCTGATCCTCGCCATCGACAACGGTACGCAAAGCGTGCGCGCACTGCTGTTCGATGCGCGCGGTGTGCTGGCGGCGAAAAGCCAGGTGCATCTGCAGCCTTGCTACTCGGACTACCCCGGCTGGGCCGAGCACAGTGCGGACGGATACTGGGAAGCGGTCTGCCGCGCGTGCCGGGAACTCTGGCGCAGTCACGACGTGCGCACCCGGGTGGCGGCAGTGGCGGTGACGACGCAGCGGGGGACCGTCGTCAACGTCGACGCCGACGGCAGGCCGCTGCGGCCCGCGATCACGTGGCTCGACCAGCGCCGCACCGACGACGTGCCGCGCGTGGGGCCGTGGTGGCGCGCCGCGTTTCGCGTTGTGGGCGTGCGTGACACGCTGACGTATTTCCAGCGCGAGGCGGAAATCAACTGGATCGCGGCGCACCAGCCCGACGTCTTGCAACGCACGCACAAATTCCTGCTGCTGTCCGGCTTCCTGAACTTTCGTCTGACGGACCGGTATGCCGATTCGACCGGCTCGCAGGTGGCCTACGTGCCGTTCGACTACCGGCGCCACCGCTGGGCAGCGGCGCGCGACTGGAAGTGGCAGGCGCTGGCCGTGCGGCCGGACATGCTGCCCGAACTGGCTGCACCGGGCACGCCCATCGGCGCAGTGACCAGGGGCGCCGCACAAGCGACGGGCATCCCGGCGGGAGTGCCCGTCATCGCGGCGGCGGCCGACAAGGCATGCGAGGTGATCGGCGCGGGCTGCGTGACGCCGGATATCGGCTGCCTCAGCTACGGCACGACGGCCACCATCAACACGACAGGCACGAAGTATGTGCAAGTGACGCGGTTTATCCCGCCCTATCCCGCCGCGCTGCCGGGCGCCTACAGCACGGAAGTGCAGATCTTCCGCGGCTACTGGATGGTCAACTGGTTCAAGGAGCAGTTTGGCGACCGCGAACAGGCGCTGGCGGCAGGGCAGGGATTGAGCGCCGAAGCGCTGTTCGACGCGCTGGTGGACGCAGTGCCGCCCGGCTCGATGGGATTGATGCTGCAACCCTACTGGAGTCCCGGCGTGCGCGTGCCCGGCCCGGAGGCGAAGGGCGCGATGATCGGCTTCGGCGACGTGCACACGCGCGCGCACATCTACCGCGCCATCCTGGAAGGGCTGGCGTATGCGCTGCGGGAAGGGCGCGAACGCATCGAAGCGAAAAGCGGCACGCGCATCGCGGCCCTGCGCGTTGCCGGCGGCGGCTCGCAAAGCGACGCGGCCATGCAGCTGACGGCCGACATCTTCGGCCTGCCGGCCGCGCGGGCGCACGTCTACGAAACGTCGGGACTGGGGGCGGCGATCTGCGGCGCCGCCGGTGTCGGGCTGCATGCGGACTTTGCCACAGCCATTGCCGCGATGACGCGGCCCGGGCAGACGTTTCAACCGATCGAGGCGCACCGGCGCGTCTACGACCGGCTGTACCGGAAGGTTTATCTGAAGATGTACCGGCGGCTGCGGCCGTTGTACGAAGAGATTGCGGAGATTACGGACTACCCGCGCAGGCGCTGA